The genomic interval TTTCAGAACTGAACTGTAGGCAACGAATTGGCTCAAACCGtgatgatttatttattttatatttgttattcaattcaatttatggACCTTCCAACTTACTAGCTGAACATGTTCATATAAAAACGTTAATTATCTGCGCCCGCACATTGAAGAAAACGCAGCTTTaatgcgcatacgccgcataaGCCAGTTAGTCCATTTAAAAGCTGCTCTTCCTACCaaacatatgtgcatacagATAACTCAGTGTGTACGTGTGCGCGTGTATaagtgtatatgtgtgtatgtatgtgacgGCATACTTtgccaaaaagtttttgtatactttgtgcaaatttattactgcattttgtatatatcaTTCAAAAGGCGGGCAGAGTAGAAATTATGTCAGCCAAAGCAGCTAAAAGTTTAAGTTTAACTACTTTTCTACGAGTTTTTCGTAATGCTGCAAGGAAtgcaacgaaaaaaaaaatcaagtgcCAGTGCACGAGTCTACCCGACTACCACTTACCCTGCACGAAGCTTAACTGTTGGTCCAATCAACATACGGTTTAAAGTTGTCAGGTATCAATTGTAATTGTCTTAAAAAACAGCAGTTCGCCTTTTTCAATTCAATATGAAATTCGTTCGATCGCAAAGTGGACACAATTGTCAATCGCCGGCTTGTCCTACTATAGTTGccaaaatatgccaaaaattatGAGTCCCTTTCAAGCcaacagggtataaaaaacacacacattaagTGACACAGAGGGAAaatgagagagggagagagagagagagagagagagtgagatagATGCAGTGTGGGCAACAGAGATAGCACACATAGTATGAGAACTTTCTTTCTTCATTTGGCAGTGCGCACAGTTTGTcgcagttgccgctgccatCAGTGCACTTAGCTTTAGTTGATTATTTTCCACTTTTTCCACAGTTtcttctctattttttttatggttcCTGCAGCCTACGTGAATTGTGACAAATTCTCGTGTCTCTTGTGTCTCGGGTACACGCTGTGACTATGCTAAATGCTGTTGGTCTGACACACTTTCAGCTTCTTTTAGCATAGTTCTGGGCGCAGCGCAGTGCGGCTAAAGCCAAATTATAGTGGACACGTGCGAGATTAAGTGTGTTGGTACAGAATGCTGCAAGTGAGCAGCAGAGAGCGGGAGGTTAGTGAAATTGCGGCTTAAGAGGCTTGAGTGAAATGTGACTGGCTTAGAGCTGCCAGCTTCAAGGCGCTTCATTAGCCGGTCCATTGAAATTTAGCGAATGCATTTCGAAGGAATTACACTGTGTCTGCTTTAAATCAGCTgctaagccaaaaaaaaataaatatcaaaaacatacaaaaaataagaaaagaaagcGACAAAGTTTGCAACAGCAAATCAGCGAAAGCGCCAACAAACTATTAAAAACTTTACAACAAGAGAAAAAGTTTCAGACAGAGCAGAACTTGGATATGGACTTGGATTTAGAtttggctgctgcagctactgctgctgctgctgctgctgctgctgcttggcatcCATATCTGACGAatgccaaaaagcaaaagtttttccTGCCTTCTGCTACTGCTACAATGTTTGTGCTGATTGCAGCGCAGCAAATAGCTTTTGATTTCACAAATCAAAAGTTTCTTGTGCGGCGCACGTGATTTATGCCTGCAGCAGTCGAGACGTCCTGCAGTCCAGTCCAGTGCAGACCAGAATCTCCGACGACATGCACGAGCGCACGCTTCTAGCAATTACAgagaaattacatttttttttggcgacagcgaagtttaaatacccttgcagacattgCAGTGTGTGTGATGCTATTCTATAAACTATATAATCTAAACATTCGATATGCTAAgttgtcaaatatttataagataTAAATAAGATAGCTTACAAATCAGCATTGTAGCTATTAACCGAAATGGCGACTATTTTTTGGGACTGCAATCTTATTTTCTTAAACTTGTTTTATAATGTTTTCATTGAGTCAGCAACACTTTCATCAGCAATAGAATAGTATCATATAGCTTAGATGGGAAAGAATGTTGCAAGTTAGGAACGAAGTGAAGCGCGACATTGCTGAGTTTGGTTAAAATACTTAAGAAAATTCAAGTTCGAACATCAGTGCCGAACGACTCATCTACTGCCCGCAATATAATAATGGACCTTTTTCCTGAAGATAGCTCTAAATTTGAGAGACTAGTTGGCCAGAAATTAACAAGAGAACATGGCTATAATAGCTCGGCTGTAGATGGTGAACAACAATGTCTCCTTTACATTAcatatttcatgacaaaactATAATACCTTCTTAAAGAGTATAAATTGTTAATATCCGAGTTATTGTTCCCATCGAATAGATATACTAGTCCCAACTAGAAAAGATTTTGCTTTGCAACCCTTACTGAACCACGAAAATGGTGAGTCAACTGAAAATGGTTTTAGAACTAAGAGCTCAGTTTGCATAGAAGcagacaaatagaaatatatatagctaaagCATTCTAGATCTCGTAAAAAATCCTATGCATGAGACATAAGTGTAAGTTGGCCTGGCTACTGGCTGCCTAATGCACACCTAGTTACTACTTTAAGGGGAGTTTTAATGTTAACCTCAAAATACCTTAGCCTCCCACAAAACCTTCTAATGAAGGCAGCAGCCGAAATGCTCAACATGCTTGCATCTAATTGCCAAACACTTGCAACTAGCTGTGTGGCAAAAGTAAACGCAAAGTTTTCACGTAATGAAAATAACATTGCACACCTTATGGCCAGACGCAGGTGCGCCTCctccacagcagcagcaatagcagcaacaaatgcatGTCTTGCCGTCTGTCAGTCATAAATAACATCAATTAATAGCCAAGCCAAGCAGGAGCAGAGCTAATAAAGTGCCACAACAAGCCCGGTTTCGCgtggcaaatgccaaaaagtttTTACGCTGGCTGCGCTCGCTGCTTAGCGGCAAACGTTGCGCAATTAAcaggcaacaataacaagcacagcagcaactTACATGTTATTGCAGCCTTTAGCAGCTGCATGCGTACTTGGCCCAAAATCTAGGCTAATTAGTTGCACTTAAGCGCGAGCTTAGGCGCCACTTAGTGGAAACAAACACCCACCAACCCGCACCTGCATGATGCGCCATTTAGCTTACTTGTCTGCCAGCCAAAAATggtttgcatacttttggcaGTTAAATAGATAAAGCTACAGCTGCTTTAGTTATACCCCGTAAAAGAAAGTTATGGTTGCTTACAGCTTATGTACCAAACAGGCGGAAGGAAGTATCTTAAAGAAGTATATATAcacttgatcagcatcaaaagccacAAAGATCAGCTATGTTTGTCCGtctaaaatgtatatatatgtatgtataatacGCACCCATCAGGTTCATTTGAAATCATCGATAATCGTCGCTTATTGCCATGAAATTGatagaaatcgatatcgatattattTTCAGAGAGCATATCTCGTAGCTAGAAGCAAAATGTTATATGTGGGTTTTCGTATAGCAAAAGATCTAGAAATTTTACTTTATAGATAAAACTTCCCCGTTCCTCTCAAGATTGTTAATACAATATACGCCGCCTTGGTGACAATTTGTAGCTTTCGGATTGTACGAACATTAAGGCGCCGTAGATATGCCCCCAACATTTCATAAAATCGGACTTTGCATACCGAAGTTATGCTAGAATACGTTTCTAATAGTATAGTGCGGATGTATTTGTAACAACAGGTTGACGCTAGCTAAAGGGTATTTCCTGGTCAGGCACATCCGACTGGAGCACTtctgcttgttgctgttgttgttgcaaacaaaaaaaatgtcagCGAAAAGAATTTTTTTGGTCGTGTGCAAATTGTCAGCAGACCACAAAACATGCGAGCTAAAagcaaatttgttgctgccattgaaaaacagacagactaacatacacacacacacacaaacacacaggcacacgcacactcaaacacacgcacacacgcgtGTTTTGCCTGTCACATCATCGATGCGTAAATGAGACATTTGCGACgcttgtttaattaaaataaattttaatttaatcaaaagtTGTCTCTACATAaaaacagcaaacaacaacggcaacaacaacaataaccacTAATACCGGCTGGCATTTAACATTAAAATTGTTGGCATAGTTTTCGGGTCCAACATTCGGCAGTTGCCTCCGCCTCCCCTTCAGACAGTCGACAGAACGACCTTTGTTCATAGACTATGCATGTGccttaaataattgtttaacaGTCGTCTATTGTCTACGTGTCAATTATAAAGGTGTAAATGTGGGCGTGGTacttaattaaattcttaAGCACACATTTGATTAATGATTAGTTGCAGGCACAACTTCTACGTTAATTACACAAGTGCTTAATGGATATAAAAGAGAATAATTCTCTTTACGGTGCCGATGTATAAATACCCCAGCTAGGTTGATTAAATACCTTGCGGTATGTCTCTTAAACTTAAGCAATGTTCTGAAAGGCAACATCATATTTTTCAGTTTATAAGATACCGACCGAAGTTGTAGGAATATTTAAACCATATGCATTAATATAATCCaaaaatatgatttaataaaactttaaaaaaatattaacaaaaaaatgttgatttctaaaattaaagaaatttatatagGATGTTGATATACGATCAATAATTCCGATAAATTTACCATATGATATAATGGATCAAGCTTTGTCAAAATAGCTTTTAAACTAAATGAAAGCTTGCATAGAAAAGGATAGACATACAGAAAAACTTAACATaaacatatgtgtatatgtactaCAAAGGATCGGAGGCAGCTACTTCAATGTTTAACCTATATCATGACAAGATTATATTGAATCACTGCTAACATGTAAAGGAATTGTATCGCCAAAACAATAATTTAtagaattaaaattaaaaattaaaaaaaataaacgccTTTGAATACTTTGACGAAGTCAAAAGTAATAGAAAAACGCTTCAGATTAAGTTTAGTGTAAAATAGCAGGGCCTTTCAGTTGAAGAAACCCTAGCCCCAGGTTGTGATTAACCATATGGTATTTTATTATAGAAAACTTTTAGTTATAGTATTGTTACGGTTGTTAGCAAAAGCTAAAGAGTTTTACTGTGTGTGCGCACTTAAATGcaatagacacacacaaaaaaattgccagctactgtgtgtgtgtgtgggtgtggatgaagcaattcaattaaattgcttgcttaaaagaaaagtttgtaatttaatttggcCTCGTTACGCCAGACGACGAACAGTTGATTTGTTTCGTTGCCATTGTTTCAATTTATTCTTGCGGCAGCGAGCGCGTTTTTTATTAGATTGTGAAAGCGAAAATCCCGCCAGCGGCGACAGTCGGCGGCGGGCAACGTGACGTATGAGTTatataaaaagccaagcaacagcagcagagctCAGACCAATTGCCAaacataaatgcaatttaaatcgTGTGCCCAACAAATGTTATTACAATTAAAAGgagtgcaacaacaatagcaacaacaaccggagcagcagcagaagcagccgGCGCAGAGCCCATGAAAAATGCATATTTGGGTTTAaccgaaaaataaacaagaccAACAACATGCCCCAAcatgtggcaacaacaattttatttttgcatgccAGCGCGCTGAgccgaaaagtatgcaacaataAATTTCACCACGATGCGCgatttttttgccatttatttgttttatttcgaGGCGCTCCCCAacgtgcaacaacaacgtcgAACTGAgaatcaaaatataaaaaaaaaaagaaacagcaaataaattgttgcaaaactaaaaacactTTGCCTGCCAATTTTCTATCAATTTCGGTGTGGGGAAGCGCATTGAAAATGTTGGCAATTGTGCTTTTGTACAGCTTAAATGGCTGCCACTTTGATGACTATGCCACCAGCTGTGCtgttgtgtgcttgtgtgtgtgtgtgtgtggcatgtatGTGTGATGCCAAAAACCaccaaataaaattgaataccCAGCAGCGACTGTTTATTGCCGACAGCCTTCGTTTATTTGAAGTTTAATCAAAGTTTCTTTTACGAGCAACCAAAGCAAATGTTATATAAATTGCACATAGACGCTGTTAGTTAACAGTGTTGTCAACTGTACCCAATGCATGGGCTTGACCATTGAATTGCACAGATAAAACCCACTTGTCTCGGTTTGAGATGCAGCACCTGCATTTTATTGCTGTCATCTGCAACACTGCACTGACAAACTCTAAGTCGAGTGCATTTTTAGATGAATTtttgaattgcattttgcattttacaatTGCCGCTTCACTTTCTTGCTGCATACAAATTATACCCAACATCTGAAGGCTAGTTGGGGTATATTTCAATAagttgaaattattttataaactgAAGTCGTAATCTAACAAATGTATACGCACGCTTAACTAAAATTCGAACCTTAAAGTATTTAATTCACGCCAGGTTTCTCTACGCTCTGTTGACAGTCTGGTTATTTAAACAGCACAAGAATTTCTCATTGTAAAAAGTAAAGTTGTCACAATGCTTGATAAGCCGCTGAAGTTGACCAACACTGGCACTAGACTAATCAGAGTTTGTCGCGTGTAAGGATTTTCGGGCAAATCAACATAAGCACTTTTTAACACGAGGTATCTCATAGTCTACTAGAAAACTCTAGGTTTTGTAGTGCATACTGATAAATATCATCTCTGATTTGCTTGACAGCAGCTTTGCTGCTCCGGACTCAGTCGGGCGTGGCAAGTACTCTCAGCTTGCTGGGAGGCCATAAGAATGCGGTAGGCAGCTGAAACCGAAGCTGCTGTTGagtaacaacaaaaatatgataAGGTTTACCGCATGAACGAAACCGTTTCAAGCAGAAGGCACTATcagaagcaaataaaatatatgtaatagaCATGATGTACCCAGAAACATAGGTAGGCAAATCGCTGTGGCAACAGTGCGCACTCTGACATGACTAACCAGTTGGAAAAGAGCCCGCAGCCTTAGCGAGTGCCCACTGTCCACATTTAGTTGTGCAATATGGAAATGCATAAGCCGCAAGTGTCAACCACTGGAGATTAGtgacaaaacaaaaccaaagccGCCACACAAAATGagaatttcattttgtatcAAATTTCTACAAAGCAGGTATGAATGGCTATGCCTGACTAGAAAATTCCCTCTTAATACTGACATAAATATGCTGAGAACTATGGAGCTTagcatataagtatattttattataaaaatatataagcttAGTGAGCTGGAGGTTCATATTCAATTTCAGAATTTCTTCAGGCAAAATTTGGTTTATCTGCTGCTAAGTTTTACACGAATATTGCCTAGATATGTGTATCAAATATATTGATAACATATTccaaacattttaataaaactatTCGcatcaaatatcaaaaaaaatctatatgcTGCCTCTACTGAATCTTACTGCATGCACAGGGTATACAGGCAACACCCAGCTGTCAGTAAGGTGGGAGGCCTTAAAATAGAGCACAATATGACAAGAGTTAATtgtaaacaattaaatgcGATAAGTGCAAGTCTGCAAAGTCAATCGAAGCGAGCGCAGACCCTGAACTATTCAATTGGCAAAGCCGCCGACCGAGCGAATAGGCAACTGCTGCGATTGCTCTGGCTGCGATAGCGTACAGCCTCCGAGATCAGTTGCTCTAGGCACACGCAGCTGTTGGGTTATCTCTGGCGAGCGCTGTCAATCTATCTATCGACATGGACAGTTTCTACTGGCGCAACAAGGTGGCTGTCATTACCGGCGCCTCGGTGGGCATTGGTGCCAGCACGGCGTTAGCTCTAGCCAATGCTGGCATGGTTGTGGTGGGCCTGGCTAGGCGCGTCGATCTGATCGAGGTGAGCGTCCTGTTTGCAGTTCTTTGAAATAGCTTTCACTGCAGGGCTGACGTTGCAGGCTCTCAACGCTCAAGTGACTGGCGAGGGCAAAATCTTTGCGCGTCAATGCGATCTCAGCGATGATGAGCAGCTGATCAGCACCTTTAACTGGATACGCGAGCGTTTCTATTGCATACATGTGCTCGTCTGCAATGCGGGCATACTTAAGGCGAATTTTCTGAGTGGTAAATCCGGTCAGATTGTGAGCTAAATATGCGAAAGAACTGCAATATGCTTTACTCCTAGAATCACCAACCAAGGACATTAAGGAACTATTCGATTTGAATGTGGTCGCCACCGCGAGCTGTTTGCGCGAAACTCTCAAGCATATGGCGGCAACAAAGGTGCGCTGCCACATTATCGTTATAAACAGGTAAtttgaaaatcattttttaatttactatTAACAAGATTCACACAATTCAACAAATATTGCTAAGCATATGTAACCAAATTTAAGTTGACAGTCGATTTCGATTTACAAAAGCGATACTTCATTTGTTTTACAAGTGTTGTAAAATTCTCATTATCTTAGCGAGGTATATTTTCCAACACCATCAACTTTTACGATATGTTAAGCTCTGCTTAAGTGTTGTTTAACACTCAATAtttaatcatttaaaaatgtttattttctttatgcaGCCTTCTTGAACACGTTCACTTTAAATTTTCGAAAACAAAGGAGATTTATTTTGATAACTCCTCTTTCTGGTAACTTTCCGtaacaatttcattaatttgggATTTTCTTCAATAGTTAAAATGTCCAATGCTAATGAATATTGTTTGGCTAGAATTCTCTGCTGTTAGCTTGTCAGTTTGGCTCGATAATTAAATAGGACACACGTTAGGCATGCCGCCAAGTCACAAAACCAATACACTCGACTGCAAATGACAACAAATTTCCATTCAAATTGCCTGATTGCACTACAGCATTAGCACAATTATCGCTTAGCATAGTTTGAAGGGACGAGAGTATGTTTTCGTTTTGTAAATGATGTTTGTCCAGctaaaatagcaaaatgagTCTTAGGCTTAAATTGTTGGTCATGCATCATCACAATGCACTTACGCACACTGAAAcccactaacacacacacacactcgcagctTGCACTTGTATTTGCTTAATAGCAGTTGCTTGCAATGGACAAACAACTGACCAAAGTTGCCTTGAGTGCCAAAGCATTGCGAAAATTATGTCCGTATTTAGTATATTGTGTataagtgcgtgtgtgtgtgtgtgtgcgtgtctagGGGGCTAATGAAAGTGCAAATAGTGCGATTGGCCAGTGTTGGGCAGCACATGCATTTTTCATGAGCTGTGCTTCGGCATTGTGTGGAGACGAGACGATTGCGcgttatttaaattaaattaaaagccatggcacaaacaagcaaacatttattgatatttaaatgttgCGATTCCCGCAATTACTGTTCTGttccgttgttgctgttgttgttgttgttgttgatgctgctttGCGGTTGCTCTGTGCATTAAAAGCTTTGCATTTGCATCGCCATGGCGAAAGTGTTTCCGCAAatatcagcaacaacaacaacaactcaattaTTCAACATAATTAAGTATTTTGCATTAAGCAGCCTGCATATAAATGTGCAttcgtctgtgtgtgtgtgcgtgagggGGTGGGTGTTTGTGTATGTCTGCTGATTTTTATTTCATGAATTCCAATGCGCAACgcatttaaaatcaaaattaagcCGCGTCATTTGATGCGCGCTTtggctttaaattaaaattgaattgatttcgTTTTAATGGAACTTACTTGaagggcacacacacacacgcatagacAGGTTTCAACAATTAGATGtgtaaacaattaaatataatttatattattacgcatacgcactgTGCGCCAGACATATGCCAAATTCAACATTTGGTCAAGCAAAACCAGACCTGCAGCTTGCCAATCAAAATCAATTACAAATTATTGAATATTGGTCAAATCGATCAGCAGGCAACTTCATGCAGCCACAGGCTTAACAAGTCAGGGCTAGCTCGGCCCCAGGCACAGTCTGCTTCATAAGTAGAGCAATTCTTTATCgttcataattattttatttatacgcaaatgcatattttttgcCTGGCCGTTGGCACATGCTTGCGAATGAATTTAAATTGCTGTCCCCAGGCGCACAATTTGCTTTTTTAATGAGCAAAGAAAAAGACAGTCGCATATATTGGAATGCCCGCCGTAATCAAATACAATTGAGCAACAGCGTGCGGagtgcaacaaaagaaaactcaCGAGCTTCAACGTTAATTAATgagaaaattaatataatgtGAATGCTgttggaaaaaaaaaccaaattaataaaccaaaaagaaaGACGTCTTattggcacgccgaagattgaATACTCTTGTAGAAACTGTTTTACGCAAAGGCCTGATGTCCGACCGATACTTCCTATGGGCctcatataatatattaatgcgatttaacaatatttgacagatatcttaaaaagcataaaaagaTTCACATTTTGACTATGGATCCTTTGAAAGGCAAAGCGACCCAACTCGGTGAACTTGGACATACGTACTAAGAAACCAGTTTTTCTAAAAATAAGACAGACATCTGTTAATACTAATAAAGAATCTGCATAGACATAAAGACACTATGTTGTTGGAAAAGTCACCATCTGTGGTGACAAAATTACTATACCCTTAGCTAGAGTATAATCAGTGAAAACAACGACAAAAGGCGTACGCATGCATTGGGACGTTGCTAATGAACGAACGTCGTGGCGGGTAGGggcttgtgggcgtggctgtgggCATGTCCGTCAATATGCATTGCGCTTAATGTCAATGCAATAATATTAAgacttaattaattaaaattgcatgaGGATGCGCTGGCCGAGGACTCCAGTTGGCACCGCTGTTTGCACTTAATACTGCCTCAGACactgttaaataaaaagaagtttACGCAATGTTTGCATAAAATGCCCAACGACAACACTCGCCGGATTGAGGTTCCGGATGCCGGTGCCGGGTCCATGCACTCACTGCCTGCACAGGCTAGCGCCTCTTTCACACGCAGAAATCAACGACAGCTGTTGACCATCATTTTTTTCATGATGGATTCTGCAGTTGCCAAACGCAGTTGTTCTTGTTTCAAGCGCTTTCACTGCATACCAACGTTGACTTCACTTATTTTACATATCAAACATGCTTATTTCGATTTCCACTCCTTCTCTTACTccatctctatctctctctctctctctctttctctcatgATTGGCGACAGCGTGCTGGGCCATCGCATACCGGAAGTGCCGGTGCCCTTATTCAGCGTTTATCCGGCCACGAAGCATGCAATTACAGCACTTTGCCAGACGGTGCGCCAGGAAATACATTTtctcaaattaaatattaaattaacggTAAGTTAAATGCAGTGCATACATTGCACCCAACTGGGAGTAGGGTTTGGCGCTTGGAGCCCCGCATGTTATATGCAAACATATGTGACGCGTCTTCTTTCGCCCGCACAGAGCATCTGCCCTGGCATGGTGGACACCGATTTTCTGAATGTTTACTCTCAGGCTGTCGATGAATTGCCCAAGCTGCAGGCCGTCGATGTGGCCAAGGCAATTCTATATGCGCTCGACACGCCCGATGGAGTCCAGGTGGAGGATATTATTCTGCAGAAGATGCGGACAGTTGAGTGAAGCAGAAGTACAtggaaacaatttaaaaaatttttaaatgttaaattaaataaatggaTTTGCAAAAAGTGTCGTCTTTTGCCAAAAGGTACAATAAAGTCATTTTGATTATATAAAAACGTatcagaaatttatttttttctgtggcTGAATgaattaagaatatatatagtcttTTTTGAAAGCAACCTACTCATATATAAAATAGCACCTTATTTACTTTCTCTTTTTGttcaaaagaaatattttaaactagCGCGCGCAATTTGCCAGTGCTCTAAGCCGAATAGCATTTTTTGCTCAATTGCAGCCAACTTTGCTCACTATCGTTGTTAAGTAAATTAGTATCGATTGTACTTAAGTCGATAACtcatcgatatatcgataagcGCACTTTAAATTAACAGCAAATagagaatatatagaaaatatcaGTTTACTGGCAATAACATGTCTTCTATCATTTTTGTAGGGCACTGTTATTAAGCGATTGAGTcagaaatttgaattttacgAGCAAATATTTCCCTACTGTTCAAAACAGTCCGATAACATGTTGAGTGTTTCCTTCTTCTTATTTGTAACGAACTAGATGAACGACATTCGTTCATTCAGTTTAGTGAGTCGTTCGATTGAACTTATTCCGAACGATTCGATACAACGTGTGCagaaaaagtaataaataataataactcgTAAATAATAAACGAAAAATGCATATAATGCACACGCATAGTTCAACATATTATACAGCGATCCATTGTAGCTAGTGCAGCAAAGCGACGCGGCAACGTGCAATCAAAAGACCGAATCCAGAGGCAACTAGAAATGTGTGTGTCCACGTAGTGCAAAATCAGATTGTCATGTCTGCtgtttttatacatataaagccAGTCCAATAAATTGAATGGCGCGAGCGCCAAGGGTGCGGCAAATTGACATATTTGTGGGGCACACAGAGTATGCTTAGCTCCAAAGTGCAAGATTacgaaattaacaaaaatttgaTGAAAATTACAAAGTATTATGCGTGTTAACCACGTAcataatacacatacatacatgcatacaaagCCGTAGTCgctaacacacacaaacttacACGCATGcaaagaaagaaagtgctgccTAGAGCTTGACAAAGAACCTAAACAGGTTTTTAACCTAATTATAATCGGTCAGATAT from Drosophila virilis strain 15010-1051.87 chromosome 2, Dvir_AGI_RSII-ME, whole genome shotgun sequence carries:
- the rdhB gene encoding farnesol dehydrogenase, which encodes MDSFYWRNKVAVITGASVGIGASTALALANAGMVVVGLARRVDLIEALNAQVTGEGKIFARQCDLSDDEQLISTFNWIRERFYCIHVLVCNAGILKANFLSESPTKDIKELFDLNVVATASCLRETLKHMAATKVRCHIIVINSVLGHRIPEVPVPLFSVYPATKHAITALCQTVRQEIHFLKLNIKLTSICPGMVDTDFLNVYSQAVDELPKLQAVDVAKAILYALDTPDGVQVEDIILQKMRTVE